Genomic DNA from Clostridia bacterium:
CGCGATATATGAGATACTGCTCAAAATGAGCGATCTCAACAAACCGATAGATTTCGTAACTCTGCTCGAAGAGATCAAATCCGCGGGAGTTTACAGAGACGATGACGAGGCGAAAGAGTATCTCGTCAATCTTGCGCAGACCGTTCCGACCTCGCACAACGTCAAGAACTACGCGAAGATCGTTGCGGACGACTACTATCTGCGTTCGCTGATAACGGCGTCCCGCGAGAACATAGAGGACGCCACCGGCAGGGGAAACGACGTCCGCGAGGTCATGGACGCGGCGGAAAACCGTATTTACGGCATAATGAACGACCGCAACCGCATCCGTCTTACTCCGATAAGCGAGGCCATTCAGGTCTCTCTTAAGAGCATGGAGGACCTTTCCGATCCCGAGAAGCGCGGAGAGATAATGGGCGTGAAGACCGGTTTTTCCTCGATAGATTACTATATAACCGGAATGCGAAAAGCGGATCTGGTCTTCATCGCCGGACGCCCGGGTTTCGGTAAAACGTCGCTCGCGCTGAATATCGCGACGAACGTTGCCAAGACGGGCAAGGGCGTGGCGTATTTCTCGCTTGAAATGTCCGCCGAACAGCTTGCCACCAGGGTGCTCGCCAGCGAGTCTATGATAGACAGCAGGAAGATCATGCGCGGCGAACTCGAGAGCGAAGACTGGATAAAATTAGCCAACACCTGCGACGTTCTTTCCAACGCGCCGATTTACTTTGACGACACCTCGAACATAACGATAACCGAGATGAAGGCAAAGCTCAGACGTCTGAAAAACATAGGTTTGGTCATCATCGACTACCTGCAGCTTATGTCGACCGGCAAGCGCAGCGATAACCGCGCCAACGAGGTCCAGGAGTTGACGAGAAGTATGAAGACGATGGCCAGCGAGCTCGGAGTCGCGGTCCTGTGCTGTGCCCAGCTGAACCGCGAAGCCGCCAAACGTTCGCTGAGTTCAAAAGGCGAAGGCAGGCCGGTGCTTTCCGACCTGCGTGAATCCGGCTCTATCGAGCAGGACGCGGATATGGTCATGCTCCTTTACAAGAAGGACGACTACGCCGAAGACTCCGAAGACAGAGATACCGTCGAATGCATCGTTGCAAAGAACAGACACGGTGAGACGGGCATCGGCAAGCTCCGCTGGATCGGCAAGTATACGCGTTTCGTTTCCATTGATGTGAACAGGTGACGGAGATGAAGGAACAGGTCCTCGAAAAAGTCAGAGCGCATATCCTCGATACGCGTATGATTCACGCGGGGGATAAGGTGCTGCTCGCGCTTTCAGGCGGAGCGGACTCCGTCGCGATGGCGCATATTCTGCTGACTCTTTCCGGGGAAATGGGCTTTTTCGTCTGCGCCGCGCATCTGAATCACTGTCTGCGCGGCGAGGAGTCGGACTACGATGAGCTCTTCGTGAAGAACTTCTGCACGATGCGCGATATTGAGCTTGTTTCCGAACGCGCCGACGTGACCGCGCTTGCCGCGGCGTCTAAACGGGGGATAGAGGAGAGCGCGCGCTCTGCGCGTTACGACTTCCTGTTCCGTGCCGCCGCGCAGCTCGGAGCCGACAGGATAGCGACGGCGCATACGCTTTCGGATAATGCGGAAACGCTGATATTCAATATCGTCCGCGGCAGCGGACTGAAGGGACTCTGCGGCATTCCGGAAACGCGCGGAAAGCTTATCCGCCCGCTGCTTCGGCTGACTCGCGCAGAGACGGAGAGTTATGACAGAGAGTGCGGGTTGCCGTTCGTTACCGACAGCAGCAATTTTGATACGGAATTTACAAGGAACTACATCCGGCAGGAGATAATCCCGCGTCTGACCGAGCTTAACCCTTCCTTCCTCGCATCCGTCGAAAGACTTACCGGAGCGATGAAAGAGGATAACGCCTTCATCGAGCGCGAAGCGGACCGTCTGCTCGCCGTCGCAGGCGAAAAGAAATGCGACCTGCGGCTGCTGCGTGAAGCGGATCCGGCCGTTGCGAAACGCGCGCTTTCGCGCATCTATGCGGATTTTACCGGCAGGCGTCTCGACGCGAAAAACCTCAACGCGCTTCTCGCTTTCGCCGCGTCCGACGGGGACGGACGGACGCAGCTTCCCGGCGCATTCGCCGTGAAGTACAACGGCCGGCTGTCGCTGAACGATTCCGCTGAACGAAAACAACCTAAACGCTTCTATATTACCGCCGAAAAGGCGAACGTCCTTCCGGACGGCAGAAGGGTTACGATAAGCTTGATTGCGGGCGGTTCGGCGGTTGACAAATTCGCGGTCGACGCGTCCCGCGTCGTCGGAGGCCTGCGGCTGCGGCTTCGCGTACCGACGGACGAACTGCGGCTGCCGAAGCGGCCGACAAAGTCGCTCAAAAAGCTCTTTTCGGAGCAGAAGATACCGATCGAAGAGCGCGACCGCGCCGT
This window encodes:
- the dnaB gene encoding replicative DNA helicase; translated protein: MAFEDIKFPYSLEAEQAVLGALIVEPDLINEIALILRPDCFYIQEHAAIYEILLKMSDLNKPIDFVTLLEEIKSAGVYRDDDEAKEYLVNLAQTVPTSHNVKNYAKIVADDYYLRSLITASRENIEDATGRGNDVREVMDAAENRIYGIMNDRNRIRLTPISEAIQVSLKSMEDLSDPEKRGEIMGVKTGFSSIDYYITGMRKADLVFIAGRPGFGKTSLALNIATNVAKTGKGVAYFSLEMSAEQLATRVLASESMIDSRKIMRGELESEDWIKLANTCDVLSNAPIYFDDTSNITITEMKAKLRRLKNIGLVIIDYLQLMSTGKRSDNRANEVQELTRSMKTMASELGVAVLCCAQLNREAAKRSLSSKGEGRPVLSDLRESGSIEQDADMVMLLYKKDDYAEDSEDRDTVECIVAKNRHGETGIGKLRWIGKYTRFVSIDVNR
- the tilS gene encoding tRNA lysidine(34) synthetase TilS, which gives rise to MKEQVLEKVRAHILDTRMIHAGDKVLLALSGGADSVAMAHILLTLSGEMGFFVCAAHLNHCLRGEESDYDELFVKNFCTMRDIELVSERADVTALAAASKRGIEESARSARYDFLFRAAAQLGADRIATAHTLSDNAETLIFNIVRGSGLKGLCGIPETRGKLIRPLLRLTRAETESYDRECGLPFVTDSSNFDTEFTRNYIRQEIIPRLTELNPSFLASVERLTGAMKEDNAFIEREADRLLAVAGEKKCDLRLLREADPAVAKRALSRIYADFTGRRLDAKNLNALLAFAASDGDGRTQLPGAFAVKYNGRLSLNDSAERKQPKRFYITAEKANVLPDGRRVTISLIAGGSAVDKFAVDASRVVGGLRLRLRVPTDELRLPKRPTKSLKKLFSEQKIPIEERDRAVVLCDDKGIVWVEKLGAAERAAATVFTDRLLKIEITEE